TGCTAATTGCATTCATTTGCAATTGTAATGTTGACTTCTTTCAGCTCTAAAGGGTTATGCAAACAGCGCGATGAATGAGTAGAATTTCTGACGCAACATTGTTTTAAAGGAGTTTCACGCTCCGTGGGAAAACAAGTTGATACTGACATGGAAAATTATTgctgaaagaggaaaaagtggTAACCCCTGAATACATGGACTGTTCGTGATAAATCAATTtgtaaattctaaattttcaaatgctcGATTTTCTATCCATTTCGAGCCACCTCTGCAGTCGCCTATCCAAAGACTTTTTAggcacgaattttaattgactcctaacaatttttattgtccaATCGATCACTAAGGCCAAGAAAAACAACCCAGAATTCGTTACAATCCCCCGAACTATGCGCGTTTTCGTTTCCTCGTCCTAAATTTAGAATCCAGTTCTATCTACACTCGCTCAAGGAAGACTGAAACCATCGCAGCTCGACGAAAAAATCCAGAAGCCCAAACTTATACAGACCGAGGCATTTAAGGTCGTCTGTCTTAGATGCCTCGTCCTGTATATACACGAGATACCGAATTCTTATCGAATTGTACTCCAAATGAAACTCGTGTACGCGCCGCTTCCTCTTCTGATCCCGAATATCCAGGATCTTTTCCGTTGCAATCATTATACATCTACAACCTTAAACATCTAACGATCTAATTGACGCGGGCAGTCGAAGACTTACAAGGAACATCCACGAAGGATCTACCctcaattttcatgaaaatatagGATTTCCTATTTCTCGAAACCATTGAAGAATCGTTTCACCCCTCACTTCAATTATCATCGCTAATAAGACTAAATTTCCTTACATCCTACATCAGTTAAATCCAAATTAAAGAGGGGGGTGGAGTGTGGCACATGTTCTTTGTTAGCCGACGACGGACAATCAAAAGCGATAATCGAGAAGCGATCGTTGCTCGTGAACTAATGTCAGAGCACTCGATTCCCCTCGGTTACCGCCGATTTGCGAGTTCGTCCATTCGATGTTCGATGAGTTGTGATCAGAGAAAACTTTACTTTCTGTCGGAAAAATGTTCTGTTGCGACTCAACGTGGTGCGTTATACAGTCTATTTGTCCAGCAACGTGTTCTTCTCTCGCGACTGAACGTCACCGTTCCACAGCTGGAGCCTCGATGCGTTGAACGGAAAACCAATGGCGACTCGCAAGCGTCCTGGTCGGTTCTTCATCTTGTCCTGTCGTTGAAGTTCCTCGTGTCCCAGACTTTAGTCAGTCTTACCCTTCTCGTTTTGCAAATTCCCGTTCGTCGCTTGCTTCGCTATCCCGTTCTCTTTGCCCTTTTTCGTCCTCGTTTCGTTTTCGGCAGGCTTGTAAGCCTGGTTGTAAAAGTCAGCAAACAGGAAGTAGAAGAATATCGCGTTCGGAAGGACCAGGAACACGGACCACTTCGGGTAGTCACAGTCGTAGATCAGCAACTGGCAGCTGTGCAGGAACGCCAAGCAAAATTGTCCCTGTCGAATCGAAAAAGTGTCCTTTACCCAATCAGACAAGccttttactattattaatataaaactcaAATTTCTCAGAAATTTCGGTGCGACTCTATTCATGTCCGATGcgtatgcaattttttttatagttgcTCTTTATGTCGAGCAGTACGTTTGATTACAGCTGCAATTATTCTTCCGAATTgctataaaattgtttcagagATCTCGACGGTAAAACATCCAAGTTCGTTGCGAAACAGTTCTCTGGCTTAGTGCCAGATAGCGCCACCGTATACTGAACGCGATCATTCCATGtaccaatttatttttaaaatctgcgCGTTTGTGATTtgacgaagaaaatgaagaagaaaggaagGTGACGTTGAGTAAGTAAATTTGTGTTTCTGCAATGCATACCATTTGAAGGGTCGTGATGTACTTCTTCCACCACAGGTACTTTTGGTACTGAGGTAGCAGGGCAGCTAGCAGGTAGTACGTGTACATGATGATGTGCACGAAACTGTTGATCACCCCTTTAACAAATCAATACACATCGAATTTGAACAAAtgtgaataatatttcagacTTGAGTTActgataaatacaattttaattacctATGAAGATGCCATGGCCACCAGGGTAGTATTTAGTCGCACCCCACGAAACCATCGGCATTACGGTATGATGGTACAAATGGAGAAACGTGATTTGGCTGTCTTTCTTtcgaagaacgaagaaaaccGTGTCCAGCAGTTCGGAAATCTTCGCCAGAAAGTAAACGTAAACACCTCTAGCGACCTGTAACATGCATCTTGATCGCAACTTTCCAAAGATTCCAGACACTATGCGCTCGCAAGGAAGATCGATTAGACGATGTCAAATAACTAACAATCTAGTCGGtgaaaaattggattttcaATTGACCCGAGATCAAGTATGACTGttttaaaatgagaaatactCTGAGTGCGTCTGGAGAAGTTGAAAAGTCGACGGGCTGGCACCTCCAGTCGTAGTCCTTGAGCCAGGCTCCGTCCAGGCCCTCGTAGAACAGCCAACAGCTGACCAGGACCTGG
The sequence above is drawn from the Hylaeus volcanicus isolate JK05 chromosome 2, UHH_iyHylVolc1.0_haploid, whole genome shotgun sequence genome and encodes:
- the LOC128872423 gene encoding elongation of very long chain fatty acids protein AAEL008004, yielding MNASSGFPNDRMSNIYNNSVVRFYDHIFNDLSDPRTKDWFLIRSPVPGLSLLIGYLYFCLSWGPRQMEHRKPYQLKNILVVYNFLQVLVSCWLFYEGLDGAWLKDYDWRCQPVDFSTSPDALRVARGVYVYFLAKISELLDTVFFVLRKKDSQITFLHLYHHTVMPMVSWGATKYYPGGHGIFIGVINSFVHIIMYTYYLLAALLPQYQKYLWWKKYITTLQMGQFCLAFLHSCQLLIYDCDYPKWSVFLVLPNAIFFYFLFADFYNQAYKPAENETRTKKGKENGIAKQATNGNLQNEKGKTD